Proteins from one Syngnathus scovelli strain Florida chromosome 9, RoL_Ssco_1.2, whole genome shotgun sequence genomic window:
- the LOC137840580 gene encoding cyclin-D1-binding protein 1 homolog isoform X2 codes for MRLPLGVRSPIEANESDGDFNLSNVWDTLNQAAKAVSQEAPKLCLAFSKPPLPSQQDVGQLADSVLKSVLSLSTVYYWLPNSRGVTLRQQVRDAVVQALEGLTQLLEVILTSPLQSLTQEQLTSTGVCGQHVTASPAYHMLLAHLLFYIPFKQNKKAAAVLVLSGKSGIVKDAIEELEQVRAARKQGDQAARAPPSEREGGR; via the exons atgcggcttccacttggcgttcgatcacccat AGAAGCCAATGAGTCGGACGGAGACTTCAACCTCTCCAACGTTTGGGACACTTTGA ACCAGGCGGCAAAAGCGGTATCTCAGGAAGCCCCCAAACTCTGCCTGGCCTTCTCCAAGCCTCCCCTGCCGTCACAGCAA GATGTAGGGCAGCTGGCCGACTCTGTCCTCAAGAGTGTCCTCAGCCTCTCCACTGTTTATTACTGGCTTCCCAATAGCAGAG GCGTCACTCTACGACAGCAAGTCCGAGACGCCGTCGTGCAGGCCCTGGAGGGCCTGACGCAGCTTCTGGAGGTCATACTGACTTCACCGCTACAGAG TCTGACTCAGGAGCAGTTGACGTCTACAGGGGTGTGTGGTCAGCATGTGACCGCTTCACCTGCATACCACATG CTGCTGGCCCATCTCTTGTTCTACATTCCTTTCAAGCAAA acaaaaaggctgcAGCGGTGCTGGTCCTAAGCGGTAAGAGCGGCATCGTCAAAGACGCCATCGAGGAGTTAGAGCAGGTGCGAGCCGCGAGGAAGCAAGGTGACCAGGCTGCGCGCGCTCCTCCATCTGAACGGGAAGGCGGGCGTTGA
- the LOC137840580 gene encoding cyclin-D1-binding protein 1 homolog isoform X1, which produces MRLPLGVRSPIEANESDGDFNLSNVWDTLNQAAKAVSQEAPKLCLAFSKPPLPSQQDVGQLADSVLKSVLSLSTVYYWLPNSRGVTLRQQVRDAVVQALEGLTQLLEVILTSPLQSLTQEQLTSTGVCGQHVTASPAYHMLLAHLLFYIPFKQSKHTFLPCAKFVLTFQPCDLASHQGTDRRSELAAIFFSSDHAEQAPFISLSQMQTKRLQRCWS; this is translated from the exons atgcggcttccacttggcgttcgatcacccat AGAAGCCAATGAGTCGGACGGAGACTTCAACCTCTCCAACGTTTGGGACACTTTGA ACCAGGCGGCAAAAGCGGTATCTCAGGAAGCCCCCAAACTCTGCCTGGCCTTCTCCAAGCCTCCCCTGCCGTCACAGCAA GATGTAGGGCAGCTGGCCGACTCTGTCCTCAAGAGTGTCCTCAGCCTCTCCACTGTTTATTACTGGCTTCCCAATAGCAGAG GCGTCACTCTACGACAGCAAGTCCGAGACGCCGTCGTGCAGGCCCTGGAGGGCCTGACGCAGCTTCTGGAGGTCATACTGACTTCACCGCTACAGAG TCTGACTCAGGAGCAGTTGACGTCTACAGGGGTGTGTGGTCAGCATGTGACCGCTTCACCTGCATACCACATG CTGCTGGCCCATCTCTTGTTCTACATTCCTTTCAAGCAAAGTAAGCACACCTTCCTACCCTGTGCCAAATTTGTACTGACTTTTCAGCCTTGTGACTTGGCTAGCCACCAAGGGACCGACCGACGCAGCGAGCTTGCTGCCATCTTCTTTTCTAGCGACCATGCTGAACAAGCTCCCTTCATATCGCTCTCTCaaatgcagacaaaaaggctgcAGCGGTGCTGGTCCTAA
- the LOC137840580 gene encoding cyclin-D1-binding protein 1 homolog isoform X3, protein MRLPLGVRSPIEANESDGDFNLSNVWDTLNQAAKAVSQEAPKLCLAFSKPPLPSQQDVGQLADSVLKSVLSLSTVYYWLPNSRGVTLRQQVRDAVVQALEGLTQLLEVILTSPLQSLTQEQLTSTGVCGQHVTASPAYHMTKRLQRCWS, encoded by the exons atgcggcttccacttggcgttcgatcacccat AGAAGCCAATGAGTCGGACGGAGACTTCAACCTCTCCAACGTTTGGGACACTTTGA ACCAGGCGGCAAAAGCGGTATCTCAGGAAGCCCCCAAACTCTGCCTGGCCTTCTCCAAGCCTCCCCTGCCGTCACAGCAA GATGTAGGGCAGCTGGCCGACTCTGTCCTCAAGAGTGTCCTCAGCCTCTCCACTGTTTATTACTGGCTTCCCAATAGCAGAG GCGTCACTCTACGACAGCAAGTCCGAGACGCCGTCGTGCAGGCCCTGGAGGGCCTGACGCAGCTTCTGGAGGTCATACTGACTTCACCGCTACAGAG TCTGACTCAGGAGCAGTTGACGTCTACAGGGGTGTGTGGTCAGCATGTGACCGCTTCACCTGCATACCACATG acaaaaaggctgcAGCGGTGCTGGTCCTAA